In the Harmonia axyridis chromosome 3, icHarAxyr1.1, whole genome shotgun sequence genome, one interval contains:
- the LOC123676390 gene encoding E3 ubiquitin-protein ligase CHFR-like: MATSEYTCLLNLANNEVVRISKIKFSVGRSPKSDYVLQGSSISRIHFYIEKRNASWILQDNSTHGTLLNKNLVKNESYLHNGDLIEFVGGTICLKYSEAQMIDNDSISEPMTSPRRNSMPTVSNDQSYERKEADIEQTFSESDVEIGHSSSLGSSSSTIEKRAQKRNNVEVDEESDVKKSRHMEEASGKTKLKCKLEASELECSICQELYIEATTLNCGHTFCSSCIMRWKRQKKQCPICRRHIEFENPTMALDNMVKKLVSMMDQNDREQRNKLVAERTEKIFLPEVSNEEPMGWRDFQRGLPRGINYYYDLLSHMEELGDNNSDIEDERYVIWRPYFGARGLFI; this comes from the exons ATGGCAACGAGCGAATATACTTGTTTGTTGAATCTTGCTAATAATGAAGTTGTCAGAATTTCTAAAATAAAG TTTTCAGTTGGTCGAAGTCCGAAATCTGATTATGTTCTTCAAGGCTCGTCAATTTCGAGGATACATTTTTACATTGAGAAAAGAAATGCGTCATGGATTTTACAGGATAAT AGTACACATGGAACTTTATTAAACAAGAATCTTGTTAAAAATGAATCATATTTACACAATGGGGATTTAATAGAATTCGTTGGAGGAACAATCTGTTTGAAATATTCAGAGGCACAAATGATTGATAACGACTCAATTTCTGAACCAATGACTTCACCAAGAAGGAATAGTATGCCTACTGTGTCTAATGATCAAAGTTATGAAAGAAAAGAAGCTGATATAGAACAAACTTTTTCAG aaagtgATGTTGAAATTGGTCACTCATCTTCCCTGGGGTCTTCATCATCTACTATTGAAAAAAGAGCTCAGAAAAGAAATAATGTAGAAGTAGATGAAGAATCTGATGTGAAGAAAAGTAGACATATGGAAGAGGCTTCTGGCAAGACAAAACTAAAATGTAAATTGGAGGCTTCTGAATTAGAATGTAGTATTTGTCAAGAACTATATATTGAGGCCACAACATTAAATTGTGGTCATACTTTCTGTAGTTCATGTATAATGAGGTGGAAGAGACAGAAGAAGCAATGCCCAATTTGTAGGAGACACATAGAATTTGAAAACCCAACAATGGCCCTTGATAACATGGTCAAAAAG cTTGTGTCAATGATGGACCAAAATGATAGAGAACAAAGGAACAAACTTGTCGCGGAGAGAACTGAGAAAATATTCCTTCCAGAAGTATCAAATGAGGAACCTATGGGATGGAGAGATTTTCAAAGAGGCCTTCCAAGAGGTATCAATTACTATTATGACCTTTTATCACATATGGAGGAACTTGGTGACAATAATAGTGATATTGAGGACGAGAGATACGTTATATGGAGACCGTATTTTGGGGCGAGAGGATTATTCATTTAA
- the LOC123674938 gene encoding merlin codes for MLNKMPHFRRKKSGKSFPVKVCTLDAELEFNLEWRATGRDLFELVCRTTGIRETWYFGLQYEDSKGFISWLKLDKKVQDQSIQKDQHSTASFMFLAKFYPEEVAEELVQEVTQHLLFLQVKQAILSMDVYCPPEASVLLASYAVQAKFGDFDEDTYKPGMLASEDLLPQRVIDQYQMTSAMWEDKIKVWYADHRGMSRDEAEMEYLKIAQDLDMYGVNYFPITNKKETELWLGVTALGLNIYEKENKLQPKTTFTWAEIRHISFDDKKFMIKPVDKSSPNFIFFSQKVRMNKLILDLCMGNHDLFMRRRKPDSMELQQMKAAAKEEKQRRQEQRNRLAREKKLREEAEKERAALEQRLLQYQKEISSANEALRRSEESADLLAEKSRIAVEEAILLSQKAAEAEQEIALLRLTAMQRDEEKVTLERKTREAEMLTARLVEESERRASEANKLKEELIRAREAEKQAKEKLLEFLSRNAFTGSSNKVGSISSSLNTLYAPPLSPPLTPDLNLLDHDSSPLLNLSLNSYDLLQNADADQLSLEIEKERVDYLEKSKHLQNQLRELRSEIAVLKVGDKQTDFDQLHDEQIKLGENKYSTLKKSKSGSTKSRVAFFEEL; via the exons atGTTGAATAAGATGCCTCATTTCCGTAGGAAGAAAAGCGGGAAAAGTTTTCCAGTTAAAGTGTGCACATTAGACGCTGAACTAGAATTCAACCTAGAA TGGAGAGCAACAGGCAGAGACCTCTTCGAACTAGTCTGTCGGACAACGGGTATCAGAGAAACATGGTATTTTGGCCTACAATATGAAGATTCTAAGGGTTTTATTTCATGGCTCAAATTGGATAAAAAAG tgcaaGACCAAAGTATCCAAAAAGACCAACACAGTACCGCCTCTTTTATGTTTCTTGCTAAGTTTTatccagaagaagttgcagaAGAACTTGTTCAAGAAGTTACACAACATCTATTATTTTTACAAGTGAAACAAGCAATTTTATCGATGGATGTTTACTGTCCTCCAGAAGCTTCAGTTCTTCTGGCCAGTTATGCAGTACAAGCCAAA TTTGGTGACTTTGATGAAGATACTTACAAACCAGGCATGCTAGCAAGTGAAGATCTGCTTCCTCAAAGGGTAATAGACCAGTATCAAATGACTTCAGCTATGTGGGAGGATAAAATCAAAGTATGGTATGCAGATCATAGGGGGATGTCTCGAGATGAGGCTGAAATGGAGTACTTGAAGATAGCTCAAGACTTAGACATGTATGGTGTAAACTATTTCCCTATAACA AATAAAAAAGAAACAGAGCTATGGTTAGGAGTGACTGCTTTAGGGTTAAACATATACGAGAAAGAGAATAAGTTACAGCCGAAGACGACATTCACTTGGGCTGAAATCAGGCATATCAGTTTTGACGACAAGAAATTCATGATCAAACCTGTAGATAAAAGCTCtccaaatttcattttcttcagtCAGAAAGTACGCATGAATAAATTG ATTTTGGATTTATGCATGGGCAACCATGATCTTTTCATGAGAAGGCGGAAGCCTGATTCAATGGAACTTCAACAAATGAAGGCTGCAGCTAAGGAAGAAAAACAGAGGAGGCAGGAACAGAGAAATCGTTTAGCACGAGAGAAAAAACTAAGAGAGGAAGCAGAAAAAGAGAGGGCTGCATTAGAACAGCGATTGCTGCAGtatcaaaaagaaatatctTCAGCGAATGAAGCTCTT AGGAGATCAGAGGAAAGTGCTGATCTCCTAGCAGAAAAGAGTCGCATAGCTGTCGAAGAAGCCATATTGTTAAGCCAAAAAGCCGCAGAAGCGGAGCAAGAAATAGCATTATTAAGACTGACTGCTATGCAGAGAGATGAAGAGAAG GTTACCTTAGAGCGTAAAACCAGGGAGGCTGAGATGCTAACTGCTAGACTCGTTGAAGAATCTGAAAGACGAGCATCTGAAGCCAACAAACTTAAGGAAGAATTGATAAGAGCAAGAGAGGCTGAAAAACAAGCAAAAGAGAAACTTCTCGAATTTCTAAGTAGAAATGCGTTCACAGGGTCAAGCAATAAAGTGGGATCTATATCATCA TCTTTAAACACCTTATATGCACCACCATTGAGTCCTCCTCTCACTCCAGATCTCAATCTGCTGGATCACGACAGTTCACCATTGCTTAATTTGAGCTTGAACTCTTATGATCTTCTGCAAAATGCAGATGCTGATCAGTTATCTCTTGAGATTGAGAAAGAAAg AGTTGACTATTTAGAAAAGTCAAAGCATCTGCAGAACCAATTAAGGGAACTTCGTTCAGAGATTGCAGTATTGAAAGTTGGGGACAAGCAAACTGATTTTGATCAGTTACATGATGAGCAAATCAAATTAGGGGAGAACAAATACTCCACATTAAAAAAAAGCAAATCTGGTTCAACTAAATCACGAGTGGCCTTCTTTGAAGAATTATAA